TGTGCCAGAACAAACCTTCTTTACCTTTTCTGCCTTCAAACCCTAACTCCAGCATGAAAATCACTTGTTCTGAACCTGGATTCACTGACAGGAAACCCAAAGGACTATTTTgtaaatttataataaaattttatatgCTTCTTTGTAAAAATCATGTAGTCTGAATGATGAGCTTGGACTGCTGGTGAGgaggattattttaatttcttcaagtATTTCAATTAAATGCATGACTATTGATTTCagtggtggatttttttctttgtttgtttttttgtttttttttttacagttaaaaGCACAGTGATTTATCTTGCTAAAATGCTATTGCCTGCCCTGCCAAAAGCATGCATCTGGGAACATTTCTGGGTTGCTCACagtcttttctctcctctttctgcctCTGACTGCCAGTGCATGCTGTTGAAACAAACCAGCTACTTCAAAAGGCAGTTCCTGTTTTCTGTCCTTGTGAGTCTGGCAGTGTTttgagaagggaggaggaagactAAGAGACGAAAGGTAGATTCAGGGCccatgaataaaaatgaaaaaaaagtataatgaTAAAACAGTTCACCTACCTGagctcctttctttctcccaggGTTTCTGGATTCGTCCAAGGACGGATAAGTTGAGTTTGAAGGAGCCATCAGCTCTCCGCAGCATCTGAATTTTGTGACCCCTTCTCCTCAAGCTCTTTGTCAGCCAGCACTCAGCATTTCCACAGCTCCTTCCAGAATGGTGCTGTGATGTGCCCAGTGTCCCCTGCTGTGACATGCCCATCCTGGCATATAGCTCAGCACAACCACAACAGGACAGAAGAGCAGTCCCACATTCACACTTACTCTGTTCCTCATCTGGTGTGAGAATTCCTACTTTTGTCCATGATTTTTTATATCCTCTGCTACAGTGAGCTTCTGCAAGTCTTTTATAACACCTAAATAAGCATCTTTGTTCCCGCAGTAATTTGGCAGTGTACTTGCACTGCTTCTTCTCTTCTAAGGACCAGAAACCCCAGAGTGTTCTTGTATTATTAATGGACTGTCTGCATTGCCACAGGTAATACAGTATTCTCATGAGCTTCACATTCATGGAACAAAGTGAAACGTAACTTAAGCAACCATGCTCCCTGAGCACCTACTCTGGAATTTACCAACAGAACCCCAAACTGAGCACAGTTGCACATATGGATACACTGGCATAAAATAGTCTTTACCAGTAAACTGTTGGTGTAAGCTGGAGTCTCTTCCCTCCTCCGCTGCCGgataaaaaattaacaatataACTATTACTGTACAGTTCTGCTGGTATGATTCTGCATGCATAGAAGCCATGGAGCTCAAGGACTGATGGCACACCTGCTGAGTTCTGAGGAGTTCTCTCACTAGGTGCAAGAGAGCACATTAAGAAGAAGCAAGAGAAGCAAGGTTGCACAATTTTTCTTGAAACCTGATTTTCATCTTCCAAGGGCTTTACAAAAATTTTATTACAATTAAGCAtggaatttttcattaaataccAGTCTTATTTTCtcaataagaaaaatgaaacagggATGTTCAAATTAATTTGAGTCAACACAGCaaaagaatgacagaaaaagGACTGATGTCTAGTTCCCAATTCACTGTCATATGAGAACTTGTTTTCCACTTTAAAATACTATCATCAAGATTATTAGCCCAGCCTAACAGTATACTTGCAACAACTTGAGATTTTTACAACAACCTACAACCCAAATTCAGCACCTCATTCAGCTCAAAAGGTAAGTGACAGATTAGCAATTTTAGAGCTCTTCCAATCGCTAGCTAACCACAATCTGCCTGTTAACATCTGTTTGATAATTTATAGCCACTAGATTGAGCAGTATGATGGGCTTTATGAGTTCTGAActggtttttggctttttctaCCTGATGATGAGCAGTGCTCATCATTTTCCATCCCAACCGAAAGGTAACTTTCTGTGAAGATTATTCAAGTCAACATCTTTCACTTAGCAAGCACAGTGAGCTCAGCAGGTGATACCTCAGCTGATAGCATTATACCATGTTTAGGTGCTTGTACCTTATCACATAACTGAGTACAGGCTAAACAGGGAAGTTTTCCAGTTCAACCATGAGAATACTTGGCAAAAAAGCCAGAggttacttttttaaaattatcttttatcttaaaacatattttaagatAATTGTACTTTTACAACAGAAATCTATGAGTCACAAAGAGTACTGAGCACTATTCATGGTCTGACAACTACTctccttatttttcttccctctggaACAAAATGTTATTTACATAACGGTTGAAATCTCAAACCACATGACTCCCAGCAATGAAACTGAAATCTTCACTCCTTAACATTatgatttttttgctgaaaaattcCCCAAAATAGCATGGTTTAAGCAGTCACCTTCAACATCCCATTCAATTCAAGAAATATCCTTCCAGTAGAGTAGGAATGCTACTGACTAATAACAAATTTTAGAAATCTAATTTGTTTGTGTTATATGCTTATGTTTTCATTTCCCTCAGCTTGGACATCCAATCTATAGTGTTGTATTACCACCTTCAATTTTGATTCTCATTGGCATAATGCTTGCATCACTATAATTTGAAACATGTAATATctgttagaaaaataaattatccttCAGAATTTTACAAACATGAAGCTATGGCTTCCAGAACTACTAATGCTCTATCAGGAACTTGATAGCTTTCTGCTTCCCATGAGAAAAGAATCTGAAAGTCTAGGTTACTTATGTGGAGACTAGAACCATAGACAgtgaaaaatcagtttaaatgCTCTGAATGGGGGTGGAGTGCAAATGGTGATTTGAAAGCATGCGAATGCCATACACAAATCTTGCtgattttaaaaggcttttaatcttaaatatttttctaagagaaaactggaaagcagtaaaaagaaCAATACGTAAATCAGAAGACACAAGAACTTTGATTATACCTGATTCAAAAAGATCCAAGAAGATCCACTGATGACATTGAAGATAGCTGACCTTATATCACCATAAAGCCCCCCAAATTTCTTTTTGCCCATTTACAAGCAAGACAAAGACAAGCTGGCAACGTCATTGTAACTGTCTTAACATGCATGATTCTGATTTTCCTCGAGGCAGGAGGAATTGGCTTCCAACATGACTGGGAAGAAGGATGTAGTCACTCAGGGAAAGatgacagaaagagaaaacaggatgATTCTGAATGTATCAAAACTCTGTAATCCCACAGTTcccactcagcagcagcactacAGGGCCAACAGTGGCATGAAGAACACCTAATGGGAGcagttccttttccttcttctttgaAAAGTCTTTCCCTAAACCCATGGTTCTTAGTCTAACAACCTGCTTCTTCCATAAATTTGACATCACATCCCATTTGCCAAGTGtcctccaccaccacccaggagatgcagaaataatgaaaacctAGGGCCCTTTCCCAGAAGACTCATCTTGAAGGGTACTTCACCCTCCTTGTGGCACTCCAGACCCTATTCTACCTCTGTTGTCTTTTCCCAGCCAGTTTCCAGCTATGCTCTTGGTAGCTCCACAAATACTTACCTATTGGCCCACATGCCTTTATGtatctcccctcctccctctctgcctccctcctgctctgcattttGCACAACACTGTTGGATTACATGCTGAGAGATTTTTTACCCAACAGATGGGCTCACAAACAGGGAGTGAGGAAGGTGatggaagagaagcagctccCTAGCCACAGGGTATCTGTACACATTCACAGCAATGGGTTGCACCATGCTTGTAACATCAGAGGCTAAAGGCTTCCTTTAAACAAAAGCTATTACTTCTTATAATTTGCTTGTGTTGTGCTTTTCAGTTTCCTGATCTATACTGGGTCATTATTCAAGACACAAAGCATAAATTACAAGTCATTCTATTGATAACATTTCTGAAGATGAAACAGATTCTCTTCCATCAGTACATGACCCCCTACCTCCCCTTATACAGATCCTACTATCTGGTCACTGGTAACTGAAGAAGCAGATGAGATGTTTCAAAAGTATGATATTTACTTTCTAAGTTACAGTGCATGAATGGGATTTCAATCACCAGGCACTAGGTGTTTCAGTGACATCAAAATGTTTCTTATcaggaactgaaagaaaaacacatcaagGAATTGCATCCAAAGGACTGGTTTCCCAATTCACCTCAGGCGAGTGTTGCACATCTACTTAATCAAAATACGctaaaagaggggaaaatgaaTGTCTACAAcccaattttaaaaaaaacaaacctcaattTGATGCTcgcaaatattttttaaaaatccatgcCTTATGCCAGCATTCTGGCTCACTGTATACTGCTCCTCAGCCATCAATACTCTCTGCCGTAAGCACAACTCCTAGCAGGGGATTCCAGTGCATGAGGGAGCTAGGGTAAGATTCCAGATTTCAGTTGTGCTGGCATGAAGATAGGTCTCCTCAGTGACAGAGAAGACAATATCCTAGAGAGACTGGAATTAGTCCTACTCCACACAATTCTGTCCAAGATGTAAGGCATATCAGAAGCAAATAATTACAAGCTAATGGCTATGGATGGAAATGCAACATGGTTCAGCCTAAGCATTTCATGACAAGTGACAAGACAGTGTGAAAAAAGGGCgattttttccaaaaggatGGAAGGTGtcaagagcaaagaaaaaagggtTACCTCTTCAGTTTGGGAGGGGCTGATTCTGGGCATTGGAGATACTTGTGGTGTTTTCAGCTGTGTACTGTTGCTGTCTGGAACAAGCTCTCTGTGGATTGACTGAATATGGTTTTGGAGTTCACTCTCTGATTCAAATTTAACATTGCAACTAGAACATCGAGTCTTCAGTCCCCCTGCCTTGCCTTTGTTCTCAATGGAACTCAAGTTCTCATTTGGGCCCATGCCTTGTCTGTTACTGCTTGAAGGGATGTTGATACTTGGACTACCACTTTTACTGAGATTAACACAGTTAGCACACAGACCATATGGCAGACCGTTGATGTCAAGTTTCACTAAATCCTGTTTAGAGCGGAATTCCTTCAGGCAAGAAGCACACTTGTACAGTTTCTGGAGATGCTGTGCACGTCCCGTGGACTGCACGGCAGAACCGTTTCCAGTTTTCTGCATGTGGAACGTGCCGTGGATTTTCAGCTCCAGCGTGGAGGTCACTGTCTGCATGCACACCACACAACGGAACCCCGTCAAAGAGTTCCTCAAGTCAGGGTGCATTTGGCAATGCTCTAAAAATTCCTCCTCGCTCTGGAGGGGCATCTTGCAAATCCTGCAGTTTCCAGTGTCCAGGCTCTTACTATGTGTGACCTTATGCTCAGTAAGAGTCAGAAGAGATGGAAACCGCTCACCACAGATCGGGCACATATAATGTTTCACTGGCCCCAAGTGTGTCTGCATGTGTTCTCGGAGCCCATTTTCAGAGAAGAATGTTCGAGAACACACGTTACACTTGTAATTCCCTTTGATGagttctgcctttttctttactATGGCACTTTCTCCGGGTCGAATGTTGTGGTCTCGAAGCTGGTGATTTTGCAGGAGAGTCTCCATAGTATAAGCAGCTCCACAAATGTCACAGCCGTACATAGGCTCAGATGTGTCCACATCTTCTTCACTGCCATCGTGGCTGTTATGGGACTCCTGGCTATTTGTCAACAAAGTCTGGAGTTCCACTTCCTCCTTCTGAACTTGCTCAGATGCCCCATTTGTTCCACAGTTTGGAGTTTTCGTTTCAAAAACACAATGTTTTTCCCTTAAGTGCTTCTCCAGCAAGATGATAGCATGGAAAGCTTTGCTGCAGAACTTGCAGTTGTACTTCTTGCTGTGTGTAGTGATGTGACATTGCAGCTCCACCTCCGTGCCAAAGGACTCACCACAGAAGATGCACTTGTGTACTTTGCCTTGGTTCTCCAGGTGGTTGTGTTTAACATGAAGCTGCAGGTCAGTCTCATTACGGAAATCCCAGTTGCAAGATGTACATCTGTATACTTTCTTCTCATTGCTGTGCTTCACAGCCAAGTGTAGCTGAATGGAGACTTTGGAGTCAAAAACCTCTTGGCACAAGGTGCAGCGGAAGAACACGAATGTATGCATGTCCAGGAGGTGTTTCTGCAGGTCATCCACTGAGGTGAACTGCTTGTCACAGCTTTCACAAATGTAGTAGGTTGAGGTGATCATGAAATGAATGGTAACATGCTTCAGCAGAGACTCCTGATTTGGAAATTCCTTGTTGCACTGAGGGCAGGTCAGTTTTGGCAGGACAGTGTCAAGATGTGTTTTTAAGTGAGTCTGAAAACCATCCAAGGAAGTATACTTAGCACCACACTGATTACAAATATATTCACCTGCAGGACGAGGAGGAGCACCTCCAACTGCCTGCATCATCTTTAAAGAGGTCTGCTCAATGGTTACGGGAGATAAGGGACTCATggctctggatttttttccattgtggATGTAATTCAGTGCCAAAGGAATGTTCTTATGGTTCTCCTTGATATGCTTGTTCAGTTTAAGAACACTATTAAATATTGGAGAATTTGTACAGTAAGAACAAGAATACACTTCCACCACTGGGTCTTTCGGGGTTCCGAGCACAGGGGACCCAAAACGGGAACTGCTAAGATCACAATGAACTTGTCTAATATGCTCTTCCAGAGAAGAATCTGTAAGAAATCCCATGTAGCAATGGGGACAAAAGAATGCATTACTGTCCTTAGCAGCAGGGTTGGCAAACCCATGAGAACATCGGATGTGCTCCTGAAGGGTGTTGAGGTCATTGAACACGTCGGAGCAGAAGTTGCACTGGTACACCATGGCGGGCATGGTAGAAACAATCAGTGCTGGGTCCGGAGCTTCATGGACTTGTTTAAGATGTTCGTTCAGATTGTAGAGAGATGGCAATACCTCCAAACAATACTGACAGATATGCGCTTGTTCGGGTTTATCTAAATGCATAGTTTTCAGGTGTATCTGCAAAACTGCAAGGctggaaaataattgtttgtTGCAATAAACGCAGCTATAGGTAACTTTTGCCTGTTTACTTGAAGGACCAGTGATATCTGGCACTTGCTGAGCTGCCCGCTTCCTTCCACGACCTTTTGGTATAGGGGGAGCCGTTTCCACCATTGTTGAACTATCCACAGAGAGATTTGAATCTGGAGTAGTGCTAGAGACTGAGGTGTAGCCCACAGTTACCAAAGATGGGCTGTTGCTGTGATTGCACGACTCTGGCTGCTGGTGACTGTCCATGTGGCTGTACAGCTCCTCCACAGTATGGAAGTTCTCAGAGCAAATGCTGCATGAATTCTTCTTCTCACCATTATGAGCCTGCTCCATGTGATTCACCAGAGAAGTTTCCTCTACAAAGAGTTCGTGGCAGTAAACACACTGAAGAGCAGATCGGTCTTCATTAGGGGAACACTCAGGGTGACATTCTGCAATGTGCTTCTGAAGATCTTCAGGAAAGTCAAAGCCTTCTTCGCACTGACTGCATTTCTGAGTGTCTTTCATTTTCCAGTCCTCCATCCGGGAAGCAGACTGAGAGCCATCCTTGTTCCTCTCGTGAACCTGCATGTGACCGTGCAGGGAACTGGATGACAGGAATCCACGCCTACAAATGGCACACTTATATGGCTTGTTGGACGTATGAGTCTTTAAGTGAATTTTAAGATGATCGCTCCTTGAAAAGGCTGCATCACACTCACTGCAGTGATACTTCTTGTCTCCTGTATGGAGCTTTATGTGGCGGTCCCTGCTCCGTTTGTGTTTGAAGAGACGACTGCAATAGGTGCATTTGAAAGGGAGCTTGTCACTGTGACTTTGCTCGTGGTGCTTTAAGTAGCTGAGGCGGCTGAAAGATTTGTCACAAAACTGGCATGGATAGGGCAACCCTGGgcctccttcctcttcaccaAAATCGCAACCTTCTCCATGGCTTGGGGAAGTCTGGTCCTTGCTAGAAGGTGATGATGCTGGCCATGAGCAAGTGGGATCATCCTCAACATCCACTCcatctgaaatgagaaaaaatgcGTCCACAAGCTTAGTCCCCACAGTTCAAAGGGGAGAACAAATGTGCATGACCAAGATCTGCTACTCTTAAATTGCTGAAAGATATTAAACTCAGACTAGGAGTCTTCTTACACCTGTGTCAAGCAGCTTCAAgaccacatttatttttatcagtcTGTAAAACGTTAAAAGTTATTAAATAGTTCTATGCTTATATTAtctttttattggttttttatCATTCTTTCTCAGTTGCAGGATATGCATTATACATTGACAACTTtattaaaatgcagattttaatatatttaatttttcttttgtatccaTTGTAAAATGATTTGCATATTATGTGAGAATCTGAAGAgtcaaaggaaagaagaaaatattacaggaatgatttaaaattaatacagcCAACCTGCATGTGTAATACTTGATAAAAAGATTCCCCCTGCTTTGCcacagttggggttttttttttctccttaaagtTGATTCTGGATACAGAAATCTTTTAGAGGCTATGACTGAGAGATACTTGGGTGTTATTCTAAAcaataacaggaaaaattacagGGGAGGAACAGGACAACAGCATAAACAGTGATGTTTTCTCTAATAAAGTGCAACCAGATTTCTCCAATAATGATATAATTCAGTTACTGAAAGCTGGCAGCTGGATCACTGAATGCtcaaaacaaactaacaaaccAATAGCCAGGATAGAGCAGAATGAGAAAGTTTCAAAAGGGTCAGATGtgaacaacattttttttttctttttaagttcaAGAGGTTGCCcaccatttcttccttttagcCAAGGCCTCAGCCAGCTGAACTTCCTCAGGCCAGAGGAATCTGTACTGTGAGGTGCTCACAGACAAAGCAACTTGTAAAATactggaaacaggaaaaatgataAACAATTATGGTAAAAGCTGAAAGATTTACGAGTAacaaggaaaagacaaaacaggAATGCTAGCCAGATAATAAACTACTCTAGTTACCCATGGTCTTACCTCACCTATACACAGGGCAAGctgtaacaatttttttcaacagaTGTGTTCTACAATTTTTGCACCTTTTGTTTTAGATGAAGGCTACAACACTACAGCGATCACACTTATCTTAATCTAAaccttcttttaaaacattaaaagaatgCCTGAAAGACCACTCTACATCAAATAATCCTTTTATTCCTTACCAGGGGCAatgcttggggtttttgtttttttccttttaaaagtaaaactgaTTACAGTAATAGTACAGAAAAAGACAGGAGGATCCTgttgaaaaatatctttcttaaGGTATTCTTGCAAAGCAGTAAGTTTCTTAACATCCTCAGCCTTCTCTCAAGAAATTTACTACATCAGCATAAAAGTTAGAGCT
This DNA window, taken from Calypte anna isolate BGI_N300 chromosome 2, bCalAnn1_v1.p, whole genome shotgun sequence, encodes the following:
- the ZNF521 gene encoding zinc finger protein 521 isoform X4, whose protein sequence is MPLCLCVSAGRLTMISSVITYRASPCGLGAPSGAILMALGALLPFSIIMWTTGATAQSKTLQLFAFRMSRRKQAKPRSLKDPSCTLEDKVEDGEVLDCKKRPDEGEELEEEVVHSCDSCLQVFESLSDITEHKINQCQLTDGVDVEDDPTCSWPASSPSSKDQTSPSHGEGCDFGEEEGGPGLPYPCQFCDKSFSRLSYLKHHEQSHSDKLPFKCTYCSRLFKHKRSRDRHIKLHTGDKKYHCSECDAAFSRSDHLKIHLKTHTSNKPYKCAICRRGFLSSSSLHGHMQVHERNKDGSQSASRMEDWKMKDTQKCSQCEEGFDFPEDLQKHIAECHPECSPNEDRSALQCVYCHELFVEETSLVNHMEQAHNGEKKNSCSICSENFHTVEELYSHMDSHQQPESCNHSNSPSLVTVGYTSVSSTTPDSNLSVDSSTMVETAPPIPKGRGRKRAAQQVPDITGPSSKQAKVTYSCVYCNKQLFSSLAVLQIHLKTMHLDKPEQAHICQYCLEVLPSLYNLNEHLKQVHEAPDPALIVSTMPAMVYQCNFCSDVFNDLNTLQEHIRCSHGFANPAAKDSNAFFCPHCYMGFLTDSSLEEHIRQVHCDLSSSRFGSPVLGTPKDPVVEVYSCSYCTNSPIFNSVLKLNKHIKENHKNIPLALNYIHNGKKSRAMSPLSPVTIEQTSLKMMQAVGGAPPRPAGEYICNQCGAKYTSLDGFQTHLKTHLDTVLPKLTCPQCNKEFPNQESLLKHVTIHFMITSTYYICESCDKQFTSVDDLQKHLLDMHTFVFFRCTLCQEVFDSKVSIQLHLAVKHSNEKKVYRCTSCNWDFRNETDLQLHVKHNHLENQGKVHKCIFCGESFGTEVELQCHITTHSKKYNCKFCSKAFHAIILLEKHLREKHCVFETKTPNCGTNGASEQVQKEEVELQTLLTNSQESHNSHDGSEEDVDTSEPMYGCDICGAAYTMETLLQNHQLRDHNIRPGESAIVKKKAELIKGNYKCNVCSRTFFSENGLREHMQTHLGPVKHYMCPICGERFPSLLTLTEHKVTHSKSLDTGNCRICKMPLQSEEEFLEHCQMHPDLRNSLTGFRCVVCMQTVTSTLELKIHGTFHMQKTGNGSAVQSTGRAQHLQKLYKCASCLKEFRSKQDLVKLDINGLPYGLCANCVNLSKSGSPSINIPSSSNRQGMGPNENLSSIENKGKAGGLKTRCSSCNVKFESESELQNHIQSIHRELVPDSNSTQLKTPQVSPMPRISPSQTEEKKTYQCIKCQMVFYNEWDIQVHVANHMIDEGLNHECKLCNQTFDSPAKLQCHLIEHSFEGMGGTFKCPVCFTVFVQANKLQQHIFSAHGQEDKIYDCTQCPQKFFFQTELQNHTMTQHSS
- the ZNF521 gene encoding zinc finger protein 521 isoform X7 produces the protein MKPWGWRRRKRVEENETEDQQAGHTAAQTDPSCTLEDKVEDGEVLDCKKRPDEGEELEEEVVHSCDSCLQVFESLSDITEHKINQCQLTDGVDVEDDPTCSWPASSPSSKDQTSPSHGEGCDFGEEEGGPGLPYPCQFCDKSFSRLSYLKHHEQSHSDKLPFKCTYCSRLFKHKRSRDRHIKLHTGDKKYHCSECDAAFSRSDHLKIHLKTHTSNKPYKCAICRRGFLSSSSLHGHMQVHERNKDGSQSASRMEDWKMKDTQKCSQCEEGFDFPEDLQKHIAECHPECSPNEDRSALQCVYCHELFVEETSLVNHMEQAHNGEKKNSCSICSENFHTVEELYSHMDSHQQPESCNHSNSPSLVTVGYTSVSSTTPDSNLSVDSSTMVETAPPIPKGRGRKRAAQQVPDITGPSSKQAKVTYSCVYCNKQLFSSLAVLQIHLKTMHLDKPEQAHICQYCLEVLPSLYNLNEHLKQVHEAPDPALIVSTMPAMVYQCNFCSDVFNDLNTLQEHIRCSHGFANPAAKDSNAFFCPHCYMGFLTDSSLEEHIRQVHCDLSSSRFGSPVLGTPKDPVVEVYSCSYCTNSPIFNSVLKLNKHIKENHKNIPLALNYIHNGKKSRAMSPLSPVTIEQTSLKMMQAVGGAPPRPAGEYICNQCGAKYTSLDGFQTHLKTHLDTVLPKLTCPQCNKEFPNQESLLKHVTIHFMITSTYYICESCDKQFTSVDDLQKHLLDMHTFVFFRCTLCQEVFDSKVSIQLHLAVKHSNEKKVYRCTSCNWDFRNETDLQLHVKHNHLENQGKVHKCIFCGESFGTEVELQCHITTHSKKYNCKFCSKAFHAIILLEKHLREKHCVFETKTPNCGTNGASEQVQKEEVELQTLLTNSQESHNSHDGSEEDVDTSEPMYGCDICGAAYTMETLLQNHQLRDHNIRPGESAIVKKKAELIKGNYKCNVCSRTFFSENGLREHMQTHLGPVKHYMCPICGERFPSLLTLTEHKVTHSKSLDTGNCRICKMPLQSEEEFLEHCQMHPDLRNSLTGFRCVVCMQTVTSTLELKIHGTFHMQKTGNGSAVQSTGRAQHLQKLYKCASCLKEFRSKQDLVKLDINGLPYGLCANCVNLSKSGSPSINIPSSSNRQGMGPNENLSSIENKGKAGGLKTRCSSCNVKFESESELQNHIQSIHRELVPDSNSTQLKTPQVSPMPRISPSQTEEKKTYQCIKCQMVFYNEWDIQVHVANHMIDEGLNHECKLCNQTFDSPAKLQCHLIEHSFEGMGGTFKCPVCFTVFVQANKLQQHIFSAHGQEDKIYDCTQCPQKFFFQTELQNHTMTQHSS
- the ZNF521 gene encoding zinc finger protein 521 isoform X8; this encodes MSRRKQAKPRSLKDPSCTLEDKVEDGEVLDCKKRPDEGEELEEEVVHSCDSCLQVFESLSDITEHKINQCQLTDGVDVEDDPTCSWPASSPSSKDQTSPSHGEGCDFGEEEGGPGLPYPCQFCDKSFSRLSYLKHHEQSHSDKLPFKCTYCSRLFKHKRSRDRHIKLHTGDKKYHCSECDAAFSRSDHLKIHLKTHTSNKPYKCAICRRGFLSSSSLHGHMQVHERNKDGSQSASRMEDWKMKDTQKCSQCEEGFDFPEDLQKHIAECHPECSPNEDRSALQCVYCHELFVEETSLVNHMEQAHNGEKKNSCSICSENFHTVEELYSHMDSHQQPESCNHSNSPSLVTVGYTSVSSTTPDSNLSVDSSTMVETAPPIPKGRGRKRAAQQVPDITGPSSKQAKVTYSCVYCNKQLFSSLAVLQIHLKTMHLDKPEQAHICQYCLEVLPSLYNLNEHLKQVHEAPDPALIVSTMPAMVYQCNFCSDVFNDLNTLQEHIRCSHGFANPAAKDSNAFFCPHCYMGFLTDSSLEEHIRQVHCDLSSSRFGSPVLGTPKDPVVEVYSCSYCTNSPIFNSVLKLNKHIKENHKNIPLALNYIHNGKKSRAMSPLSPVTIEQTSLKMMQAVGGAPPRPAGEYICNQCGAKYTSLDGFQTHLKTHLDTVLPKLTCPQCNKEFPNQESLLKHVTIHFMITSTYYICESCDKQFTSVDDLQKHLLDMHTFVFFRCTLCQEVFDSKVSIQLHLAVKHSNEKKVYRCTSCNWDFRNETDLQLHVKHNHLENQGKVHKCIFCGESFGTEVELQCHITTHSKKYNCKFCSKAFHAIILLEKHLREKHCVFETKTPNCGTNGASEQVQKEEVELQTLLTNSQESHNSHDGSEEDVDTSEPMYGCDICGAAYTMETLLQNHQLRDHNIRPGESAIVKKKAELIKGNYKCNVCSRTFFSENGLREHMQTHLGPVKHYMCPICGERFPSLLTLTEHKVTHSKSLDTGNCRICKMPLQSEEEFLEHCQMHPDLRNSLTGFRCVVCMQTVTSTLELKIHGTFHMQKTGNGSAVQSTGRAQHLQKLYKCASCLKEFRSKQDLVKLDINGLPYGLCANCVNLSKSGSPSINIPSSSNRQGMGPNENLSSIENKGKAGGLKTRCSSCNVKFESESELQNHIQSIHRELVPDSNSTQLKTPQVSPMPRISPSQTEEKKTYQCIKCQMVFYNEWDIQVHVANHMIDEGLNHECKLCNQTFDSPAKLQCHLIEHSFEGMGGTFKCPVCFTVFVQANKLQQHIFSAHGQEDKIYDCTQCPQKFFFQTELQNHTMTQHSS
- the ZNF521 gene encoding zinc finger protein 521 isoform X9 yields the protein MQVHERNKDGSQSASRMEDWKMKDTQKCSQCEEGFDFPEDLQKHIAECHPECSPNEDRSALQCVYCHELFVEETSLVNHMEQAHNGEKKNSCSICSENFHTVEELYSHMDSHQQPESCNHSNSPSLVTVGYTSVSSTTPDSNLSVDSSTMVETAPPIPKGRGRKRAAQQVPDITGPSSKQAKVTYSCVYCNKQLFSSLAVLQIHLKTMHLDKPEQAHICQYCLEVLPSLYNLNEHLKQVHEAPDPALIVSTMPAMVYQCNFCSDVFNDLNTLQEHIRCSHGFANPAAKDSNAFFCPHCYMGFLTDSSLEEHIRQVHCDLSSSRFGSPVLGTPKDPVVEVYSCSYCTNSPIFNSVLKLNKHIKENHKNIPLALNYIHNGKKSRAMSPLSPVTIEQTSLKMMQAVGGAPPRPAGEYICNQCGAKYTSLDGFQTHLKTHLDTVLPKLTCPQCNKEFPNQESLLKHVTIHFMITSTYYICESCDKQFTSVDDLQKHLLDMHTFVFFRCTLCQEVFDSKVSIQLHLAVKHSNEKKVYRCTSCNWDFRNETDLQLHVKHNHLENQGKVHKCIFCGESFGTEVELQCHITTHSKKYNCKFCSKAFHAIILLEKHLREKHCVFETKTPNCGTNGASEQVQKEEVELQTLLTNSQESHNSHDGSEEDVDTSEPMYGCDICGAAYTMETLLQNHQLRDHNIRPGESAIVKKKAELIKGNYKCNVCSRTFFSENGLREHMQTHLGPVKHYMCPICGERFPSLLTLTEHKVTHSKSLDTGNCRICKMPLQSEEEFLEHCQMHPDLRNSLTGFRCVVCMQTVTSTLELKIHGTFHMQKTGNGSAVQSTGRAQHLQKLYKCASCLKEFRSKQDLVKLDINGLPYGLCANCVNLSKSGSPSINIPSSSNRQGMGPNENLSSIENKGKAGGLKTRCSSCNVKFESESELQNHIQSIHRELVPDSNSTQLKTPQVSPMPRISPSQTEEKKTYQCIKCQMVFYNEWDIQVHVANHMIDEGLNHECKLCNQTFDSPAKLQCHLIEHSFEGMGGTFKCPVCFTVFVQANKLQQHIFSAHGQEDKIYDCTQCPQKFFFQTELQNHTMTQHSS